From one Microbacterium sp. 10M-3C3 genomic stretch:
- a CDS encoding NUDIX hydrolase, which translates to MTIEPPAPGEPRRPSGPRDPGDAWVFGDTGERYWGRFGAAGLLALDPDRRVLLQHRISWSHYGDTWALPGGARHQGESARDGALREAGEEAGVPADAVEPRFESVFDAGVWTYSTLVGDVTEPFDPVISDPESRALAWVPVDEVDALPLHPGFAASWPMLRDALVLRPAIVVDVANVVGAVPDGWWRDRAGAAERLIRRLSELADAGVASAALELPASRWFPFVGAVVEGEAREAEVAVDRVAVRRAPGSGDDEIVRWTEELVGGRTPVLVVTSDRGLAARVEALGARARGARWLLDQLS; encoded by the coding sequence GTGACGATCGAACCCCCCGCCCCGGGCGAGCCGCGCCGGCCGAGCGGCCCGCGCGACCCCGGCGACGCCTGGGTCTTCGGCGACACGGGGGAGCGGTACTGGGGACGCTTCGGCGCCGCCGGGCTGCTCGCGCTCGACCCCGATCGCCGCGTGCTGCTGCAGCACCGCATCTCGTGGAGCCACTACGGCGACACGTGGGCGCTCCCCGGCGGCGCGCGCCATCAGGGGGAGTCGGCGCGCGACGGTGCGCTGCGCGAGGCGGGCGAGGAAGCGGGCGTCCCCGCGGACGCCGTCGAGCCCCGGTTCGAGAGCGTCTTCGACGCGGGGGTCTGGACCTACAGCACGCTTGTGGGCGACGTGACGGAGCCGTTCGACCCGGTCATCAGCGACCCCGAGAGCCGGGCGCTGGCGTGGGTGCCCGTCGATGAGGTCGATGCGCTGCCGCTGCATCCGGGATTCGCGGCGTCGTGGCCCATGCTCCGCGACGCGCTGGTGCTGCGACCCGCGATCGTCGTGGACGTTGCGAACGTCGTGGGGGCGGTGCCCGACGGGTGGTGGCGCGACCGCGCGGGCGCCGCGGAGCGCCTGATCCGTCGGCTGTCCGAGCTTGCCGATGCGGGCGTTGCGAGCGCGGCGCTCGAGCTTCCGGCGTCGCGGTGGTTCCCCTTCGTGGGGGCCGTCGTCGAGGGCGAGGCGCGCGAGGCGGAGGTCGCCGTCGACCGTGTCGCCGTGCGGCGCGCCCCGGGATCGGGCGACGACGAGATCGTGCGCTGGACGGAGGAGCTCGTGGGCGGACGGACGCCCGTGCTCGTGGTCACGAGCGATCGCGGGCTCGCTGCACGGGTCGAGGCACTCGGCGCCCGCGCGCGCGGCGCGCGGTGGCTGCTGGATCAGCTGTCCTGA
- the der gene encoding ribosome biogenesis GTPase Der translates to MGAEDEYEGGPDQLAEKMADLDDTLAESRAAALRASLDDFELDEEDAALLAGVVQGEDGIEYLPALPVVAIVGRPNVGKSALVNRILGRREAVVEDTPGVTRDRVTYKAEWMDRRFSLVDTGGWEPDARGIDRSVAAQAEIAIDLADVVLFVVDAMVGATSTDEHVVRLLRRSGKPVFLVANKIDDARQEPEAAALWNLGLGEPHPVSAIHGRGVADLLDDVMKVLPEVSAVAGHEIGGPRRVAILGRPNVGKSSLLNKAAGQERVVVNDLAGTTRDPVDEIVEVGGKLWRFVDTAGIRRRVHLQQGADFYASLRTSAALEKSEVAVVVLDVSQSISVQDLNIIDLVLESGRALVLAFNKWDLLNTPELENADRRRYLEREIEQDLAHVSWAPRVNISARTGRHLEKLVPALETALASWDQRIPTGKFNAFLSELVAEHPHPLRGGKQPRILFGTQAATRPPTFVLFTTGFLDPGYRRFIQRRLREIYGFEGSPIVLNMRIRERRQR, encoded by the coding sequence ATGGGCGCTGAAGACGAGTACGAGGGCGGGCCCGACCAGCTCGCCGAGAAGATGGCCGACCTCGACGACACGCTCGCCGAGTCGCGCGCGGCGGCGCTGCGCGCGAGCCTCGACGACTTCGAGCTCGACGAGGAGGACGCTGCGCTGCTGGCCGGCGTCGTGCAGGGCGAGGACGGCATCGAGTACCTGCCGGCGCTGCCGGTCGTCGCGATCGTGGGCCGCCCGAACGTCGGCAAGTCCGCGCTCGTCAACCGCATCCTCGGGCGCCGCGAGGCCGTCGTCGAGGACACCCCGGGCGTCACGCGCGACCGTGTCACGTACAAGGCCGAGTGGATGGACCGCCGCTTCTCGCTCGTGGACACCGGCGGGTGGGAGCCGGACGCCCGCGGCATCGACCGCTCCGTCGCGGCGCAGGCCGAGATCGCGATCGACCTGGCCGACGTCGTGCTGTTCGTCGTGGACGCGATGGTCGGGGCGACCTCGACCGACGAGCACGTCGTGCGGCTCCTGCGTCGCAGCGGCAAGCCGGTGTTCCTCGTGGCGAACAAGATCGACGACGCCCGCCAGGAGCCCGAGGCCGCGGCGCTGTGGAACCTCGGCCTGGGTGAGCCGCACCCGGTGTCGGCCATCCACGGGCGCGGCGTCGCCGACCTCCTCGACGACGTCATGAAGGTGCTGCCCGAGGTCTCCGCCGTCGCGGGGCACGAGATCGGCGGGCCGCGTCGCGTCGCGATCCTCGGCCGCCCGAACGTCGGCAAGTCCTCGCTGCTGAACAAGGCCGCCGGGCAGGAGCGCGTCGTCGTCAACGACCTCGCCGGCACCACGCGCGACCCGGTGGACGAGATCGTCGAGGTCGGCGGCAAGCTGTGGCGCTTCGTCGACACCGCCGGCATCCGGCGCCGAGTGCACCTGCAGCAGGGCGCCGACTTCTACGCGTCGCTGCGCACGTCGGCCGCGCTGGAGAAGTCGGAGGTGGCCGTCGTCGTGCTCGACGTGTCGCAGTCGATCAGCGTGCAGGACCTCAACATCATCGACCTGGTCCTCGAGTCGGGGCGCGCCCTCGTGCTGGCCTTCAACAAGTGGGACCTGCTGAACACGCCCGAGCTCGAGAACGCAGATCGCCGACGGTACCTCGAGCGCGAGATCGAGCAGGATCTCGCGCACGTGTCGTGGGCGCCGCGCGTGAACATCTCCGCGCGCACCGGCCGCCACCTCGAGAAGCTCGTGCCGGCGCTCGAGACGGCGCTGGCGTCGTGGGATCAGCGCATCCCGACGGGGAAGTTCAACGCGTTCCTCTCCGAGCTCGTCGCCGAGCACCCGCATCCGCTGCGCGGCGGCAAGCAGCCCCGCATCCTGTTCGGCACGCAGGCGGCCACGCGTCCGCCGACGTTCGTGCTGTTCACGACCGGATTCCTCGACCCCGGCTACCGCCGCTTCATCCAGCGCCGGCTGCGCGAGATCTACGGCTTCGAGGGGTCGCCGATCGTGTTGAACATGCGCATCCGCGAACGCCGCCAGCGCTGA
- the cmk gene encoding (d)CMP kinase, with product MTDPTPFVVAVDGPAGSGKSSVSKEAARRLGFGYLDTGAAYRALAWHALEHGADTSDAAAVVDVFGDFDYAISLDPEDYWVRVGATDVTPAIREPRVTDAVSGVARIPAVRHAVNDLFRRLVADSARPGVVVEGRDITTVVAPEAPVRILLTAAPEVRAARRSAEVTTQDAATVAAALHRRDASDSAVVDFLTAAPGVEVVDSTDLDFAQTVDAVLAVVARTRGALDGR from the coding sequence ATGACTGACCCGACCCCCTTCGTCGTCGCCGTCGACGGCCCGGCCGGCAGCGGCAAGTCGAGCGTCTCGAAGGAGGCCGCGCGCCGGCTCGGCTTCGGCTACCTCGACACCGGCGCGGCCTATCGCGCCCTCGCGTGGCACGCGCTGGAGCACGGCGCCGACACGTCGGACGCCGCCGCCGTCGTGGACGTCTTCGGCGACTTCGACTACGCGATCTCCCTCGACCCCGAGGACTACTGGGTGCGCGTGGGTGCGACCGATGTCACCCCCGCGATCCGCGAGCCGCGCGTCACCGACGCGGTGAGCGGGGTCGCCCGCATCCCCGCGGTCCGCCACGCCGTCAACGACCTGTTCCGCCGCCTGGTGGCCGACAGCGCGCGGCCGGGCGTCGTGGTCGAGGGCCGCGACATCACGACCGTGGTCGCCCCCGAGGCTCCCGTCCGCATCCTCCTGACCGCCGCGCCCGAGGTGCGCGCGGCGCGTCGCAGCGCCGAGGTGACGACGCAGGATGCGGCGACGGTGGCGGCCGCACTGCATCGGCGCGATGCATCCGATTCCGCCGTGGTGGACTTCCTCACCGCGGCACCCGGGGTCGAGGTGGTCGATTCGACCGACCTCGACTTCGCACAGACCGTCGACGCGGTGCTCGCCGTCGTCGCACGCACGAGGGGAGCCCTCGATGGGCGCTGA
- a CDS encoding prephenate dehydrogenase, producing MSDSTISSERAAAPLASRVQGTVRIVGAGLLGASIGHALRARGVDVVLADASPAQLRLAVDYGAGRVADPDDRPSLVVVAVPPDVTALVVEQELVAHPNAVVTDVASVKLQPLRELQGRGVDLAHYIGSHPLAGRERGGAISARADLFVGRPWVVCRDGETSAADLALVEALALELGAVPVEMGPEEHDRAVALVSHVPQLVASLLAGRFVDAPEGSLELAGQGVRDTTRIAASAPELWTQILGANAAPVVDVLEALAADLAAVAEALRAPDAPGSRRAVADTIRRGNDGVERLPGKHGQNRRFETFVVMVDDTPGQLGRLFGELGELGVNVEDLRLEHSPGAQFGLAEISVEPGAVRPATEGLVARGWRIASTND from the coding sequence GTGAGCGACTCGACGATCTCTTCCGAGCGCGCGGCCGCTCCGCTGGCCTCGCGCGTTCAGGGGACCGTGCGCATCGTCGGAGCGGGTCTGCTCGGCGCGAGCATCGGGCACGCGCTGCGCGCGCGGGGCGTGGACGTCGTGCTCGCGGACGCGTCGCCCGCGCAGCTGCGCCTCGCCGTCGACTACGGCGCCGGGCGCGTCGCCGATCCCGACGATCGGCCGTCGCTCGTCGTCGTCGCCGTGCCGCCCGACGTCACGGCCCTCGTGGTCGAGCAGGAGCTGGTTGCCCATCCCAACGCCGTCGTCACCGACGTCGCGAGCGTCAAGCTCCAGCCGCTGCGCGAGCTGCAGGGTCGCGGCGTCGACCTCGCGCACTACATCGGGTCGCACCCGCTCGCGGGTCGCGAGCGCGGCGGGGCGATCTCCGCACGCGCCGATCTGTTCGTCGGACGGCCGTGGGTCGTGTGCCGCGACGGCGAGACCTCCGCCGCCGACCTCGCGCTCGTCGAGGCGCTCGCGCTCGAGCTCGGCGCCGTGCCGGTGGAGATGGGGCCGGAGGAGCACGACCGCGCCGTCGCGCTCGTGTCGCATGTGCCGCAGCTCGTGGCGAGCCTCCTCGCGGGCCGCTTCGTCGACGCCCCGGAGGGCTCGCTGGAACTCGCCGGCCAGGGCGTGCGCGACACCACGCGCATCGCGGCGTCGGCGCCCGAGCTGTGGACGCAGATCCTCGGTGCCAACGCCGCCCCCGTCGTCGACGTGCTGGAGGCGCTCGCGGCCGACCTCGCCGCGGTCGCCGAGGCACTGCGGGCCCCGGATGCGCCGGGGTCGCGGCGTGCCGTCGCCGACACGATCCGGCGCGGCAATGACGGTGTCGAGCGCCTTCCGGGCAAGCACGGCCAGAACCGCCGCTTCGAGACCTTCGTCGTCATGGTCGACGACACCCCGGGCCAGCTCGGGCGCCTGTTCGGCGAGCTCGGCGAGCTCGGCGTGAACGTGGAGGACCTCCGCCTCGAGCACTCGCCGGGCGCCCAGTTCGGTCTCGCCGAGATCAGCGTCGAGCCGGGCGCGGTGCGCCCGGCGACCGAGGGCCTGGTGGCCCGCGGCTGGAGGATTGCGAGCACGAATGACTGA
- a CDS encoding pseudouridine synthase yields MTGSTGAAGEGVRLQKALANAGVASRRVAEQMIVEGRVRVNGAVVSELGSRIEPAVDLVDVDGVAVQLDADKRYVMLNKPTGVVSTMSDDRGRPDLRRFTKEWPERLYNVGRLDADTSGLLVLTNDGELAHVLAHPSFGVTKVYVAKVDGRVTPQTIARLTRGVELEDGPIAADKARLLDASGGSSLVELTLHSGRNRIVRRMMAEVGHPVVELVRRQFGPLHLGPLPVGRARELTKLERGALLTLSRRENAPTTDTP; encoded by the coding sequence ATGACCGGCTCGACGGGCGCCGCGGGCGAGGGCGTGCGGCTGCAGAAGGCGCTCGCGAACGCGGGTGTCGCCTCGCGGCGGGTCGCCGAGCAGATGATCGTCGAGGGGCGGGTGCGCGTCAACGGCGCGGTCGTCTCCGAGCTCGGCAGCCGCATCGAGCCCGCCGTCGACCTCGTCGACGTCGACGGCGTCGCCGTGCAGCTGGACGCCGACAAGCGCTACGTGATGCTGAACAAGCCCACCGGCGTCGTCTCGACCATGAGCGACGACCGCGGACGCCCCGACCTGCGGCGCTTCACGAAGGAGTGGCCCGAGCGGCTGTACAACGTGGGGCGCCTGGATGCCGACACGTCGGGCCTGCTCGTGCTCACGAACGACGGCGAGCTCGCCCACGTGCTCGCGCATCCGTCGTTCGGGGTGACGAAGGTGTACGTCGCGAAGGTGGACGGCCGGGTCACGCCGCAGACCATCGCGCGCCTCACCCGCGGCGTCGAGCTCGAGGACGGACCCATCGCCGCCGACAAGGCGCGGCTGCTGGATGCGTCGGGCGGGTCGAGCCTCGTCGAGCTGACGCTGCATTCGGGTCGCAACCGCATCGTGCGCCGCATGATGGCGGAGGTGGGGCATCCGGTCGTCGAGCTCGTCAGGCGCCAGTTCGGACCGCTGCACCTGGGTCCCCTGCCGGTGGGCCGCGCGCGCGAGCTGACTAAACTGGAACGAGGTGCGCTGCTGACCCTCTCGCGTCGCGAGAACGCACCGACCACCGACACCCCGTGA
- the scpB gene encoding SMC-Scp complex subunit ScpB, with protein MTDDPSTSSGTGVSDVTRRVEALLFVVEEPQSLVSLAAAVGAPVPAVRQAIEALVEDYDGRAGGPRRGFELREVGGGWRLYVRAEHDDLIADFVNTQAPSRLSQAALETLAVIAYKQPVTRGQVASIRAVNVDSVVRTLLARGLITEAFTDPDTGAIHYGTTDALLVNLGINSLDDLPRIAPLLDDGADGFDAEAVR; from the coding sequence ATGACCGATGACCCTTCGACGAGCTCAGGGACCGGCGTCTCGGACGTCACGCGGCGCGTGGAGGCGCTGCTGTTCGTCGTGGAGGAGCCGCAGAGCCTTGTGAGCCTCGCGGCCGCCGTCGGCGCGCCCGTGCCCGCGGTGCGCCAGGCGATCGAGGCGCTCGTCGAGGACTACGACGGACGCGCCGGCGGGCCGCGTCGCGGATTCGAGCTGCGCGAGGTGGGCGGCGGCTGGCGGCTCTACGTGCGCGCCGAGCACGACGACCTCATCGCCGACTTCGTGAACACCCAGGCGCCCTCGCGGCTGTCGCAGGCGGCGCTGGAGACCCTCGCCGTCATCGCGTACAAGCAGCCCGTCACGCGCGGGCAGGTCGCCTCGATCCGGGCGGTCAACGTCGACTCGGTCGTGCGGACCCTGCTCGCGCGCGGGCTCATCACCGAGGCGTTCACCGACCCCGACACCGGCGCGATCCACTACGGCACGACCGACGCGCTGCTGGTGAACCTCGGCATCAACTCCCTCGACGACCTGCCGCGCATCGCGCCGCTCCTCGACGACGGCGCCGACGGGTTCGACGCGGAGGCGGTGCGATGA
- a CDS encoding ScpA family protein: MAPSPDDVEGRFRVSLDVFDGPFDLLLSLISQRELDITEVALSAVTDEFIAYLRALGPDAQLDEASEFLVVAATLLDMKVVGLLPQGELVDAESVALLEARDLLFARLLQYRAFKEVSGWFTERMAAEDRRHPRIVRLDEKYRAAAPELVWTLSPEDFAALALLAFAPKEIPHVGLDHLHAPLVSIREQAAIVVTLLRGAGTLSFRELVAGVTQAGVVVARFLSVLELYRHAALTFEQLEPLGELTLRWSAERWSDESLATLGADYDR; encoded by the coding sequence GTGGCGCCGTCGCCTGACGACGTCGAAGGGCGGTTCCGCGTCTCGCTCGACGTCTTCGACGGGCCGTTCGACCTGCTGCTTTCGCTCATCTCCCAGCGCGAGCTCGACATCACCGAGGTCGCGCTGAGCGCGGTGACCGACGAGTTCATCGCCTACCTGCGCGCCCTCGGCCCCGACGCTCAGCTCGACGAGGCCTCCGAGTTCCTCGTCGTGGCGGCGACGCTGCTCGACATGAAAGTCGTCGGGCTCCTGCCCCAGGGCGAGCTCGTCGACGCCGAGTCGGTGGCGCTGCTGGAGGCGCGCGATCTGCTGTTCGCGCGGCTGCTGCAGTACCGCGCGTTCAAAGAAGTGTCGGGCTGGTTCACCGAGCGGATGGCGGCGGAGGACCGCCGGCATCCCCGCATCGTCCGCCTCGACGAGAAGTACCGCGCGGCGGCGCCCGAGCTCGTGTGGACCCTCAGCCCGGAGGACTTCGCGGCGCTCGCCCTGCTCGCCTTCGCGCCGAAGGAGATCCCGCACGTCGGCCTGGACCACCTGCACGCGCCCCTCGTCAGCATCCGCGAGCAGGCCGCGATCGTCGTGACGCTCCTGCGGGGCGCCGGGACGCTGAGTTTCCGCGAGCTCGTGGCCGGCGTCACGCAGGCGGGAGTCGTGGTCGCGCGGTTCCTGTCCGTCCTCGAGCTGTACCGCCATGCCGCGCTGACCTTCGAGCAGCTCGAACCGCTCGGCGAGCTCACGCTCCGCTGGAGCGCCGAGCGCTGGTCGGACGAGAGCCTCGCCACCCTGGGAGCCGACTATGACCGATGA
- a CDS encoding ParA family protein, which yields MARSGESVAGSATKGKAKGGDEVTLGPTGRPYQGFPTPPRLDGHGPARIIALCNQKGGVGKTTTTINLAAALAGYGRKVLAIDFDPQGALSAGLGIQAHDAPTIYDLLLDTKRDPHDAIVHTMVDGLDVIPANIDLSAAEVHLVNEVARESILARVLRKVAPEYDVILVDCQPSLGLLTVNALTASHGVLIPLECEFFALRGVALLIETIDKVRDRLNPAITLDGVLATMYDPRTLHSREVLERVVEAFGDDVLETVIGRTVKFPDASVSGVPITEFAPEHAAAQAYLRLARELVARGAVA from the coding sequence ATGGCGAGGTCAGGAGAGTCGGTGGCGGGCAGCGCGACGAAGGGTAAGGCCAAGGGCGGCGACGAGGTCACGCTCGGGCCGACCGGTCGTCCCTACCAGGGGTTCCCGACCCCTCCCAGGCTCGACGGGCACGGGCCCGCGCGCATCATCGCGCTGTGCAATCAGAAGGGCGGCGTCGGGAAGACCACGACGACGATCAACCTGGCGGCGGCCCTCGCCGGCTACGGCCGCAAGGTGCTCGCGATCGACTTCGACCCGCAGGGTGCGCTGTCGGCGGGCCTGGGCATCCAGGCGCACGACGCGCCCACGATCTACGACCTGCTGCTGGACACCAAGCGCGACCCGCACGACGCGATCGTGCACACGATGGTCGACGGCCTCGACGTCATCCCCGCCAACATCGACCTCTCCGCCGCCGAGGTGCACCTCGTCAACGAGGTGGCGCGGGAGTCGATCCTCGCGCGCGTGCTGCGGAAGGTCGCGCCCGAGTACGACGTCATCCTCGTCGACTGCCAGCCCTCCCTCGGGCTCCTTACCGTCAACGCGCTGACCGCGAGCCACGGCGTCCTCATCCCGCTCGAGTGCGAGTTCTTCGCGCTGCGCGGCGTCGCCCTGCTCATCGAGACGATCGACAAGGTGCGCGACAGGCTGAACCCCGCGATCACGCTGGACGGCGTGCTCGCGACGATGTACGACCCGCGCACGCTCCACTCCCGCGAAGTGCTCGAGCGGGTCGTCGAGGCGTTCGGCGACGACGTGCTCGAGACCGTCATCGGTCGCACCGTGAAGTTCCCGGACGCGTCGGTCTCGGGCGTGCCGATCACCGAGTTCGCGCCCGAGCACGCCGCCGCGCAGGCGTACCTGCGGCTCGCGCGGGAGCTGGTCGCCCGTGGCGCCGTCGCCTGA
- the xerD gene encoding site-specific tyrosine recombinase XerD — protein sequence MRLTRAVDAYLRHIALERGLSDHTVAAYRRDLTAYTSWLAERGVDDTDAVTPALVADFAAERASAVPPPAPASLARLQSSVRGLHRHLAREGVATDDPTGRLRPPRAPQRLPKALTVAQVEQLLDAAGPAPERAEPGDETGIRDRALLELLYATGARVSEIVQLDVDDAATGDVLRVRGKGAKERMVPVGSFARAAVDAYLTRVRPELARRGRATPRLFLGVRGAPLSRQSAWLVIRGAAERSGLQAHVSPHTLRHSFATHLLQGGADVRVVQELLGHASVATTQIYTHVSVEALRDVYATSHPRAR from the coding sequence TACCTCCGTCACATCGCGCTCGAGCGCGGCCTGTCCGACCACACGGTTGCCGCGTACCGGCGGGATCTGACCGCGTACACGTCGTGGCTCGCCGAGCGCGGCGTCGACGACACGGATGCGGTGACCCCGGCGCTCGTCGCCGACTTCGCTGCCGAGCGCGCCTCCGCCGTGCCGCCGCCGGCGCCGGCGAGCCTGGCCCGCCTGCAGTCGTCGGTGCGGGGGCTGCACCGCCATCTCGCGCGCGAGGGGGTCGCGACCGACGACCCGACCGGGCGGCTGCGTCCGCCGCGCGCGCCCCAGCGCCTGCCCAAGGCGCTGACGGTCGCGCAGGTGGAGCAGCTGCTGGATGCGGCAGGGCCCGCCCCCGAGCGGGCCGAGCCGGGGGATGAGACCGGCATCCGCGACCGGGCGCTCCTCGAGCTGCTCTACGCGACCGGCGCCCGCGTGTCGGAGATCGTGCAGCTCGACGTCGACGACGCGGCCACGGGCGACGTCCTGCGCGTGCGCGGCAAGGGCGCGAAGGAGCGGATGGTGCCGGTGGGCTCATTCGCCCGCGCCGCGGTCGACGCCTACCTCACCCGCGTGCGGCCCGAGCTCGCGCGCCGCGGTCGCGCCACGCCGCGGCTGTTCCTCGGAGTGCGCGGCGCGCCCCTGTCGCGCCAGAGCGCGTGGCTCGTCATCCGGGGCGCGGCCGAGCGCTCCGGGCTCCAGGCGCACGTGTCCCCGCACACGCTGCGCCACTCGTTCGCGACGCACCTGCTGCAGGGCGGCGCCGATGTCCGTGTCGTGCAGGAGCTGCTGGGTCACGCGTCGGTCGCGACGACGCAGATCTACACCCACGTGAGCGTCGAGGCGCTGCGCGACGTGTACGCGACGTCGCATCCGCGCGCCCGCTGA